cagagaaaaacccacttagggggtgtttggaaataagttggtcatgcatgtgtacagcaatacatttgactgccccccccccccacccggggAAATCCTTTAGTTTAGGCCTAACatgacacataatacaaatggGGATAGAAATGGAAATCTGTGcgaaataagcaggaaatatcTTGGTTAAAAAAATCCAAAGCCAAAGGCAAATTGATCTGTAACGTTACTGCGTTTTAGTCACATTACACTAGTGCAAGGTTAGTAGACCTATTAATACTAACCTTGCACCAAGAACcgcatttggcagtggatttctaactaggcTAGTGGGTCGCGTGTGCTGTGACGCAACTTCTGGCATCCACGACTCACGACTTCTATAGCCGCCGCTTTTTCGATGGCGgcgacggcgtcaacatcaaatcttaaccgatttttaattatttgaaatgacagcataactaaagtatatggacctcgttcatgaaacttggacataaggttgatcaaggtcaaaggtcatttaaggggtcaatgaactttgaacaagttgggggtatttgttaaattaccatcatatctttgaaagtttatggatctgattcatataacttggacataagagtaatcaagtatcagtaAACATCATGTGCAAGTGTTAGGttacatgacaaaggtcaactcatttaaggtcaatgaactttgaccatgttgggggtatttgtttacTCTTTAGCGATTCATGGAATATTTGCCCAAACTCTtgaaatatttctggtattccattctaaGCCATCCGATATAATATAAGTATTGATTTAATGAAACTCACCTTTGAAACCCCAAAGATTATGTCATTTTCTACCATTGTGCAAATTCTTGTCAGTCAACTGGCTCCTAAATTGGCAAGATTCAAAGTACCCCTGGACTACATCTACAGGTACAAGGAGTAAACTTACAGCTTAAATGCCAATGTATTttagtgtgtgtgttttttttagcATTCAATTGccatgatttagtaattttggggaaatatgaccttttctgtttgaaattcagtaaaaaaaattgtagtcatCACTTATTCTTGAAATGGATCCCCAAGTTAAAACCCAAAttctaattaattcattaagGCATCGTGGCCCTCGTATATGGAACAATCTCTCTGATAATGTCAAGTGTTCAACTACCTTAACTTCATTTAAAGCCAAGTTAAAAAacgtgtatatacatgtaagtgaatattcaaaataatttttttttctgcctaATTCTACACTTTCCCCGATTGTCCCCTGTCCCCCCTTGTATGTATGCTGCTGATTGCTGATGCTGTgtgcatatttttcatttaattttcatatgtatttttaCCTTGTTTTACTGGGAGCTACAACTCACAAGTTcttatgaacttttcagtagttttccttttttctcttttacatgtaattttcattcttgtacatattgtatattgttttgtttttttattggtgagaaaattaataaattgaacttgtatttaaaacatcaagagcataaatcatacaatatagttaattgatttgattacagaaaattgcatcattcgttggaaaaaaaagttttaaaacaataaaaagcattttatttgttttgtttttttatataaaaacatttttattacaaccctttTACCCTGGAACAAACTAATTTGATACTGACACAATATGACATCACAGACCTGAGGCTGATGGGGAAAAAATaactattttcaaaatatgataattGGAGCTAGACctttattcaagaaaattacaCTGCTGGCAAGCATTGAAAATTCATAACCCTTGCATTCCTTTATTTTGTAGTTTAATCTTTTAATTGGTATGTTTTGTTAGTATAAACTTTCACCTTGGGGTCTGATCAGTGTCTTAAAGTAATTGTCTACAGATGTAACTGTCGGGGGTGGTAGTAATTTTGTTGAACTTTATTTTATTCTCGGTGGTATTTATCCTTTGGggtcatttcctttttttttctttctttgtgatATACAGAGCATCTAGATAGAAGGAAGAATGTACTGAACAGTGTTTGGTTGAAATGTCAATGTTTTAATCCAGGACTCCACGTTATTGAGGCGAGAACTCTGAACAAACTGAAGCCACGCATGATTCATGAAGCCTGTTCGTGACAAGAAGAAAATCATGTCAAACCCACTACGAAGAAAAAAGAGTAAAGGGGAAAAGTGTGTATCAGATCCTAATTTGGTTGAGGTATGTGATCTCAAAGAGAAAACAGACAAGGTAAAAAGATCCATGCCTGAAAAGTCGGGCTTTATCAGAGAAGTGCATACTCCTTTGGGTGCTCCATCTGCAAAGAGGCGTCGACAGGAGGGTAGGAGTACTCAAGGTATCTCAGCCTTGGTCCTGACCCCAGCTGCAGCAACTAAGCAAGATACCCAGGTGACAGTCATCAATACATCATTTCAAGAAGATTATAGTACTCTATCTGGGAGCAGCAGTTCCATCTTGGATACATTGCCAGTAACCATTCCCCACATAGATTCTTCAAGAGCTCCAACAACTTCAGAAGATTCATTTGACAGCACATCATCAAAGAATGAGCTACTGTCATCATCATGGTCTTCAATATCCAATGATGAAGGAGGAGGTGACTTTAGTGATGGACTGACTACTCCTCCAGTAGAATCCTTTCAAGGAGCAAATAGTAATCTTGGTGAGGACTACAGGTAAGTAAAGAGCTATTTTAGAGGTTTTGAAGAGGTTAGATGCCCTCGCACCTTTGGATGTCAGCCTTTGAAATTCAAGATGCATCTCCCTTATTTCAATATAATCTACACTGTTTCATGATAAGAGATATGGTAGTGCAAGGTTTTACACTTATGTCTCAGAAattggaaaagaaaggaaaaatatcaaattgcaTGGTATTGTGTCTGTGCATTATACACATGTAGTTGTAATATCTCTTATTAAAAGGTTAACAAATGAACTGGATTATACTGTTACTAAGCAGAAGTTAATTGTTTGGATAAAACAAAGGATGCATGCTGTTCCAGTAGAATAGAATAATATGTACatagaaatataatataaagtTATTTGTcctatgaaaatttgaaatgtccaAAGGATATTGTTTCTCATCTTTTTCCAAGAAGGGTTAACTGCACAGAAGTAAACATACATCTATGTATTATCTAAATGAATAGATATGTTATATTCCACATACTAAGAATCTTTCTATAGGATTGGTCAGAAGTCGGTCACGTGATAAAGTGTAGTTTCCCCATCAATCATCACTCGCAGTGATGAACCTTTTTTGTTTCACTGATCTTGTTCAGCACAAAGGGTCATAACACGTGATAAATTAGTTTGAGTACATGTACGTGCGCATTCTGCCACTCAATTTTTTCGGTCTATCATTCTCCATCACCTGCAGTGACAATCGCACAAGATGTAAATGGGCGCACAGTGTACATACGCCCTAAAAGTGCATTACCCCTCGATTGTTTTGTTGTGATGGTAAAGTTCCTTTGTGAGGTCACAATAAATCTTGTTGGAGCAAGGTCTCGGATGCTTACGCACAGTTTACATACGCGCTAGCACTAAAACAAGCATAATCGTTtcgatagatttttttttttaaaggaaacctGGATTTTAAAAACTCTTACAAAGACGTATTGATATTGGTCTCTTTGTTTATAGTGGTTCTCGATGTGGAATAGAAAGCATAtaatcacctcttgatttcagGTGACGAGGCAAACTATCACTTTCTCGGCAAGCTTCATCGGATAGCTTCATCCAGCTTGCCTCGTAAGTGATAGTTTGCCCATCACCTTCACCAACGGTGTTTATTTGCTTACTATAGCATCATCTTTTCATTCAGatcttttccatattttggacTTTTGAAACCTCTCTTTACACAGATTAGTGTCTCTGGAGACTGGGTCATCATATCTTCTTCTTTTGCAAAGAGACACCCGAATACCTGTCAGAGGACTTGCTCAAATCTCTTGCCTCTATGGAGCAGTTATCATCCATGGTTATAAGATAAAACAACAGACCCCTAACCAAAGCATTGCAACTGTCTTCTGTCCTGTCAATGTCAGTGCAAAGTGTCTTGAGATTGGCCACTCAGAGAGGAGAGAACTAGAGCAGAAAGAGAAGAATGCATTGCTACAATCTATTTCTGCTCTGCAGCCATGTTCCATGACAGCGCAGGAGGTACTTTCAGAGATGAGTGATATGTCTACCTTGGTATTAGTGTCCAAATTGAATCATCAGCCAAGCAGCTTCATCACAAGTCATATGACATATAAGAATCTATACAGCGGAGGTAGTGCTAAAAAGGTAATCTATATCTCCATATACATTTCAATCTCACTCATCATTCTTATATTCAAgtaggggcggatccatgattTTCCAAAGAGGGGGTGGCATATTTTCtcaaggaaaatttgacaagcaaaaaaaaaggaaataaaatgttttcaccaaaaaatgaaaGTCGTTTCATCCATGTCAAATTTGACAAGTTAAAAACaatcagaaaagaaaaaaaaggtcttcacttgtgtatgaatgacatattcccattaaaaatatatgctgtTACATTGTACTTGTGTGTAAGAATGGTATATtttatggctctcaaaagggggaggggcatgggccggatgtgccccacCCCCCAGGATCCGCCACTGTATTCGAGGAAGAGGGTATTTGCCAAGATGGCATACAGTGTAGATCTAGAAGAAAAAGCTTTCACTTAAGTTCATGCTAGAATATTGTATTCCCACCATTATGAATTTGTCTGTAGTTACATAAATCATTCTTAATTCTCCTTAATAGGACATTATATTGTTGTTCTGTGAAGTTCAACATGAATAAGTTTAGGTATAAAGTACTTAATATTTGTTATGTATGTTTGTAGTTATGTGATATCTTTTCTTCATAATACTAAATAATACAGATGCTGCAGAAGTCTGAGATTGCTGTTTGTGATAAGGTTGGATTATTCATTAATCCAGGGACAGTCCATTATCAGAATGTGATTCAGCTTCACCCAGACTATGACTCCGCAGCTCAGATATTGCTTGAGGCTATACAGAGTGATAGCAGCAACTCTCCTAGAGTCATGTTTGTAGGGCCAAAAAACTCTGGCAAGTCCACAGCTCTACGATACCTGGCTAACAGACTGCTCTCTGTGTAAGCATTCTGTTTAACGTAATTGAAGTTTGTGTACAATGTATGTACTTACAAACACTACATGTAGCTCCATGATTGTTCCTACACTTCATTTAAGACACCCACCACAAAATAAAAGCAATACTTAACTACCTACTCCATTTTCCCCCTAATCCTAAATTGAAAATGTAAACATGGATTCATGAGCATAAATCGCAAAATGCATTTGAACAGAGCCCATTAAAATGTCCACCCAagtttttgtaaataaaagaaagtgtTCAATGATTCTTGggagaaaatgtgtaattgctgagaaatgagcaaaacaaGCATGGCATGTTAGTCAGATGTGCCCTTTTccaagtaataataatacattatcCTACATGTGCTTGTCTGTGTTGATGATCTTAAGATGAGTGTGatcttagatttcatgatttgacAAAGTTAAGTTTATgtataccagatctagatctacaatgATATGACAATCAACCAAAGGGTCTCATGTGAAATGAGCTTTACCTTTAAGGTTAATAAGATAATTCTATTATTTGATGAAAAGAGATTATTTACTTCATGAAATCGGATCGTTTAATACCCCAACATGTAATGCACTTGTCATGATTTAGGCTACTTTCAaaagtttcatttaatttcatatctACAAGTGTTTTTTCTTTGATCATcctattgattattattttattttcttttatgaagTTCACAAAATGTAGGTTACCTGGAATGTGACCCTGGTCAATGTGAATTCACCACACCTGCAATTTTATCCCTTCATATCATCAAGGAAGCATTATTAGGTAAGGAGTTATACTTGTTCATCATTTAAGTGACTCCTGTTTGTGATTAAATGAATTTCATATTCGCTTGTGTACAGATGGATTTTTCTTCTTACCTCTGCCCTCTCTCttctactctctctctctctcactatcAACTGTAAATATACATAAAATGTATGCCAGTGTACAAATCCCAATCAATGTCAAATGAATTAGAATATTTAGTTCAGTACCTACAATACATCAACTTAGCCTCATTATTGAGACTGATTTACTGAGTGAGATTGAAAGCTTAGCCACTAATTTACTCATAGATAACTGACGATGTAAAGTCACTGCACAATTTAGATAATAtactataattatttttctttttttaggacCACCATTCACTCATGTCCAGAGTGCAGAGAAGGCATACTTCCTTGGAGATGTGAATGTCGATGATCATGCTGAGAACTATGTCAAGATGATTACTGCCCTCTACAGGCAATATTCTGACCAATTATCTCATCTGCCATTGTTTATCAATACTATGGGATGGGTTGAAGGTAGGTTGAATTTATTTCTATCCTGctgtaaaaacaaatattttcaaaattgatattcgatCAATTATAGGGTCAATTCACATTAGCATCTTATCTGCAAATCTATTGAGGATATTCTTACACTAATACCTGTTGGCAGTAAACAGAATGTGAATATTTAGTAGCGGTATGTTAGAATCTGGCTGATTATGCTACATGCATCTTCCATGGACCCCAGTCCCCATGTATGCGATCTCAGTCTCCAGCAGTGAAAGATTATAAGGTCAGAAGTGAGAGCTGTAGATGACTGgtgaattttcattaaaatgattCAAATAGTTTATGTGGATAGCATCCTGTAGAGATGTGCACTGCTCTGTGTGTCATTAAATGATGTCTGTATTAATGTATGTTACAAACAGATAGATTGTTTGCTTTAAATGCATTGTATCACTAATTCATTACCAAGAAGAAATGCAATTAGAATTATGAAAATGTTAATTATTCAATCAATTTATATGGACTGTTTTCATGTCAAGGTCTTGGACTGAGACTTCTTGGTGAGGTAGCCCGCATCACTCAACCTACCCATATCATCTGTCTTGGGTCACCTGATGAGAGATTAGTAGCCCTCTTCAAccagaatgaaggaaagaatcTAAGTTACTTCAGTGTACCTTCTGTGACAGGGCAACCTCTCCTTCCTCCAAAGCAGTTCTTGAGAATAGAAGCAAAATGTCAAACAGACAGGTATACCATATTAACCCTTTGCCCAAGATAATATGAGGTTGAATCTGTAGAAAATATTCGCTATACTGACCTCTGATAGTGTCCATCAGGTTAACTCTTAAAATTTGCGATAAATTTTAGCATGATGGgatttttgtatatcatttgGTGAAAATAGTCAATTCGAAAACAAAAGGACGTTGTGCTAGACAATCCACATAAAAGTGAGAGGAGAAATGctcatttgtattttatatttagtCATCGTAAGAATTataaatatgtaggcctacatatgaaaatagatatcagataaaagtaaagaaataaagTAAAGGAAAAGAAGATAAATAAGAATGAACTTCAGAAGGACACCCAGTTAATCATGCCCACAGACATCACTGTTCTTGAGAATGAGTGTCAGTGATGTTAAAATAGTAGGGACTGCCATTTTAATCATAGAAATATCAATGCAAgaacatgttttatttttcatctccAAGATTATCTTCTGTACGTCatgaattaaaaagttattccATCAGAGGTCCACATAGTGAACACTCTTCGGCAGGCTTTTGTTTTCTGATGAAACTAAGCATTTTCTTCAGTAAGATTCTCATATGAAAAAATCATGAATGGTATTGAAATCAGAGTTATCTATTTCCAGACACttgtaagaaatacatcacaCTTGGTTAACACTTGTTGCCAAAGATAGTATGGAAAGCTTGATTTAATATCAAGTATTTCAATTACCCATTTGTCATCAGGGTTATTGCTAGGATTCGGAATTTCCATACCATAGAATCTAAAACGATTGATGAtggcaaaataaaaacaaaggtaGATTGGACATTCTATGATGATAGTATCTCATAAAATGTCTTTAAATGATCCTCCTTTTCCATGGTTACAAAAAGACACTTTCTTAGATTAttctttgggcctgatgttgccatcataaaatgatgaaaagtggccCATGACTGATGGAATGAGCAGTCAACCCAAACCAATCATAATCAGGGGCCGAAGCCACTTGTTCCTAGGTCTGAAACGGTCCCCCCTTCACAGCCTGTATGGAAGCAAGCTAGGGTTGTCATCTCCATAGGGAGCCTCATCAGCTATGAGCCAAGTTTTGCCACTTATTTC
This genomic interval from Lytechinus pictus isolate F3 Inbred chromosome 3, Lp3.0, whole genome shotgun sequence contains the following:
- the LOC129256911 gene encoding polynucleotide 5'-hydroxyl-kinase NOL9-like, whose translation is MKPVRDKKKIMSNPLRRKKSKGEKCVSDPNLVEVCDLKEKTDKVKRSMPEKSGFIREVHTPLGAPSAKRRRQEGRSTQGISALVLTPAAATKQDTQVTVINTSFQEDYSTLSGSSSSILDTLPVTIPHIDSSRAPTTSEDSFDSTSSKNELLSSSWSSISNDEGGGDFSDGLTTPPVESFQGANSNLGEDYRLVSLETGSSYLLLLQRDTRIPVRGLAQISCLYGAVIIHGYKIKQQTPNQSIATVFCPVNVSAKCLEIGHSERRELEQKEKNALLQSISALQPCSMTAQEVLSEMSDMSTLVLVSKLNHQPSSFITSHMTYKNLYSGGSAKKMLQKSEIAVCDKVGLFINPGTVHYQNVIQLHPDYDSAAQILLEAIQSDSSNSPRVMFVGPKNSGKSTALRYLANRLLSVSQNVGYLECDPGQCEFTTPAILSLHIIKEALLGPPFTHVQSAEKAYFLGDVNVDDHAENYVKMITALYRQYSDQLSHLPLFINTMGWVEGLGLRLLGEVARITQPTHIICLGSPDERLVALFNQNEGKNLSYFSVPSVTGQPLLPPKQFLRIEAKCQTDSYQASSQRELNLLAAFSKLLPPNLEGKRLTDIRPHVVPWSHVVLHICHMTVPANQILYAANASVVALCTTSKEELDRCHVEKGSEGLRTLKSTPISECLGIGIIRGIDPQKKAFYILPALEPNLLPKVNTLLVGSPFIPECVFDQQFSTKGAPYLSESFDTNVPGSLPINPKTYLRRGPGGKPQKT